CTACAATTAATGCTTCTAGATACTTAGATATGGGTTCataagaaaaacatgaataTTTAATGAATAGTTCAGATTGATCCCTTCATGGTACATATCCTAACAAAATTGCACTCGTTCAACTCTATTTTATAAACGTGTTCAGTAGTGTCTGCATCTAGACCCATAATacttttttctcccaaaaaaaaaaaaaataatatttataaattttttttttaaaaaaaagaaaaagaaaagaaaagacccatactatttcattttttctacTGAGTGTGTGTAACTTTTATTGCCAAAAAAGGCGGAAGGCCCATCACGCTCAGTTACAAAAGTCATCCCAACAAACTAATTTGTGGGCCTCTTGATTAGCAGCCCATATTACTAATGCCAACCAATACTTTTTCAAGTGTACCAAACGTGCTTTTATTTTAACCAATTCTAAGATACAACTCATACAAGTTCATATGCAAATTCCACTGTCAAAATAGCCATGACTATTTCTTCCTCTAACAAGTGGCTACACTCTCTTTGAGCcctttttttggagaaattctgccaattaattaaacttaattaattaaagtttttgatAAATTGCATAATCACTTTATAGCTTGGGGTGATTTTACTTCTTTTGTGGAATtaatcattcattttctttacttttttaaagaaatgaaattatgtCATGTCATGGTTGTAGGAaattaaacaatatatatattttttaaaagaattagtTAAAATATCAACTTTTAAATGGGTTCTATTGACACACTCAATAAGTGTCTAGtaaacaaaattaatataaattcaCATAAGTTGTAACTAAAACCTATCTAAAcacaccaataaataaataaataaacccaacCTTTGATGTATTGTATTTATATAAGAATTGTAaaagtttataataataaatcttgTAGTTAATAATTCCAAAATATtgacaataaaattatatattactaGCCTTTATGGAAGTGCTAGGCGCATAGTTTGAAGCTCTTTTTGAGAAGTCATGATTGGTTCGAATTTTCTATTATTGAACAAGAGAAGCAAGTGGTTTTAGTAGGGGAGTTTATGCTTGATATATTAGAGCATTTACATtaggttttttcaaaaaattcctTTTTACTATCTCAAAAgctactttattaattataccattttacaacacacctaacatctcaacttttatttttcaattcaactcattaaaataatatatactacccaataaaataatactaatcTAGTCTCTCTCCCACCCTTCTCCTCCGTCACTGTttatgtttttatctttttctcacTGTCTCTTTTTTAGCCACCCATCACCACCACCTCTGCCACAAGaatcccaccaccaccatgaaaTAACTCATCAGATACAGACCCACCATTAGATACAAACCCATCAACCCAGACCACCCTATCAGATACAAACCCATCAGATTAACCCACCATCATAGACCACCCCAAACCCACTGACCTAGACCCACGCTACCACAATCGAGACCACCCTATGTCGCTGCCATCGATCACCTACCCAGACCCACACCGCCACCATTGAGACCACCCCATCTCGACATCGATCACCGACCTAGCAACCCAGCTACGGTGGCATGCTTTGAACGAGAgagaatcaaagagggagtgaGACCTGAggatgaagaaagagagaatcagagaaaataaaaaaaggaagaagagaacTGAGTGGCtgggggagagaaaaaataatataatacttATACAAGTTGCTAGAGTACTGTCATAAAAGTAAGACGGTACTATAgcactattgtaaaattttttacaagtacAAGATTGGGTAATGCCCTTGTTTTGTGCTTTGATACTAAAATTCCCCTACATATACCATTTGCAATTccggatgtgaatgctcttatgaCCATTTTAAATGGTATATTTTGAACAAAATGCAAGTATTTAGTTGGTTTAAAAACATgttaaattactcttttaacttttaatttttctttttaagaaaaattatcacAATTAAAATATAGGGTTATTTTAGACCATCCACTCTTAGTGGAATACCAAAGGTCATGTCTAAATTATATCATAGCATAAAGTATAAGAAGTAAAAATATGTCTAAACCAAGTGAACACCCTCTTCCTCTTTTCCCCCCTTTATATCATATGATGcactataaataaattaaaataattaagaatatggaactttttttttaatagatatggTCGAATTTCAACATATAGTATCCACTAATTCTACTATATAATTTCTTTATCATCAGGTTAGgacattaattagtttttgtgTACAAGGGGTTTATCCTAGATTTCTTATTTGACATTGATGACATAATATTAATTTTGCTAATTGAGCTAATTAAAACCTacaatgaatttgaaatttattactTAGGACCAAATAGATTTTATGATACAAAACCAATGTAAGAATCCCAATAAGCAAATATTGGATCCAAACACCTTTCACTAGtaacttccatttttttttttaatagaatataTAACAGACACTTTGTCCATTTAGGAATGGAATAAattcatctctttttattttttatatttgatttttttaagctttGTCCCTTTAGGAATGGAATATCCCACAAATTCATTGCTCAATCTGTCTAATGGGGAGAATTTAGGATTAAGTGCCTCTCATGCTTATTGTAGGAATAAAAAGTAGGGAAAAGTTAATAGATGTCTTTAGGACATTGGTCTAggaaatactttttaaaaaaatttaagaaaaagaaaaaaaaaaaacatatttttttataattttttatatttcataaaagtaaaatgaaagtagtatcaaaactttcttaaaataatctACTAACAAATGTTCTAAGAGTACCAATTAATAGGATGAACTATCTAAAAAGAATTATAGTTCTTTGAATCCTACCCTTATCTACCTAACTAAGTTATTGTAAGAGAGATAGTATTTCATGCGCTGACACATAAACTATTTTTCCATTGCAAAAAAGGTGTGGGACCTCATCCTTTTATATAACGCAAAGTCATGCAAGGATTTTGCAAAATATCTCTACAGCAAACGCGTGGGCTCGGGCTGGGACCTCCTAAGAAGCTCCTACATTTCCATCCGTTTACGAAGAAAGAGACCAATATAGAATATAAGGAGTGATGAATCTATGAGCTAATGTTAAATATCAATGTGATGTCggttccttctcaaaaaaagaaaaaaagaaaaaaaaagtgatgtcgGTTGATCATGTGCCATATTTATTGGGTCAATTTGTAAGAAAATCTCTCTCCAATAATTATTAGAAtctcattctctcttctttgtatgtgtttcttttaaaaatagaaaaaacaaacaaataatgtCAATTTGTCTTAAAATTCTAATAGGATTGAGagttgatattattttttattttttttgaagaagagaGTTGATATTAAATTGATATATCAATAGTTGGGGATGTGAGATTTGaatcttagatattttcattagaAATAATAATATGTACCAACTAGCTAGTTAAGCTATAAGGTTGacaatttaaaaattgtaatGAATAGAAAAGATAcgacatatttaattattaaacttAAATTTGATCATCCAACGCAACATAATATAAATTGTACAGGGTAAAATTTAACTCAAAACATTGCATTTGTAATATATTGGGAGAATTAAGTATAGAGCTTGAAAATATCAATCTTACTTAGGGATATTATAGTTAGAAGACCAAATATCTCTCCTTGTTCCCTAGAACGTTCTTTGATTGTTAGCATTTTTCAGATCTATGACTCGGCTTCACCTCTTCCCCCTTCCATATATATCATGTCTAGGTTTCTCTATAATCTTAAATAACTATAggcctgtttggattgaggaggGAAGAATGGGGAATTGAGGAGAATAGAGTAGAGTTGATTGaaaatagattaaattttgggtccaaatctactctactctctccccctccccctcaatccaaataggCTGTATATGTATGTAGTTCGTAAAACGAACGtacatagaaaataattaatagataatcattaacaaaattaatataaaaaattaatttaaatataataaaatcaaagagtGAACTAAGAATTAtgaataaatgtaaaaatattaacagaataacaatatatttgaaaagtttcaaaagaataaaGGTAATAGGTCACTTGTCTACACAtttgggttatttatttatttatttttttgggggggggggggggggggagggggattACAATTTATCTTTTAATTGGTACATTTAAATCCTTAAGTTTTGTACTAAAATGACTTTGTTAAGatttcatttaaattaatagattttttaattttgtaaacaaattatttaaccCTTGTGACTTAGTCTTGTCATAGTTTAATTACACAAACTTTTTAATTGTTACATTTTCACGCATAAAAATTGGATTCAAATAAACTCTGAAACATTATTTTAGCTGGaactttaatgattttattttcttataaaccATAGGGGGAGTTTATGCTCTAAATTACAATTATATTGGACCAAAACTTATAGGAAATAAATTATGATTTACCCTTTTGTTTctagtttttcatttttgaaccCTGTAAAGAGGTTACAAAAAGTTGATTGAGAAAATTATTTGTACAAGAATAgtatttattagattttttttttttttttttgggagtgaGTTCGGCCATGAGGGAGAGGAGGGAATTACTGGGTTATGAGGCTAAAGGGGAGCAGCATTTTCTCATGTGTGGGTTTTTTCACAGTCCCCTACTTAGCCCTTGTGTTCTGGCTCCCCCTTTAACCCAACTTGCCTTTCTTTCTTGAGAAAGTTCATGTTAGAAACTTTCGTCCAATGTGAAAGGATACTCCTGTGATGGGGATTGATTCATTACGTCAGACAAATTGAAATGGTCTAACATGTTGGTTTTGTGCATGCACCCtaactttctctttcttggtGAAACCAAAAATGAttgattcttttgtttttatatatatgagtgGTATGCATTGATGCATGTTCTTGCATTTCACGTGTTTTGTAAAATCAACAATAGTTTTCATAAGCTAAGAGCTTTGTAACTCAGCTAACAATAGTCCCAAGAGAatgtttttcttctcttttttttgttgggtttaaaAGGACTTGTAATTTTCCTGCTCAAGCGGCTGCAAAATTTGCTATTAGTTCTAGTGAGTCCTTTTGGTTCAATAAGGGTAATCTATTAGTGGTCATAAAATCTGCTTGTAAGGTAGattgtctctcttttttagtagtttgaataaaattgaaatttatcaaacaaataaaactcaACTAACAAATCTTGATTTTTCTAACGGAAATATTTATGGTTCAAAACCCTCTCTCCCTCTTCACTCCCattgttgtaactattaaattattaaaaaataaaatagttttcatAAATATCATagaaaattgttaaattgttaatatatataaaagaaataattacCTTAAGAAATATGACAGAAATCTCTTATGTAaaaccaatttatttttaaatcaaaactataaattatgttaaatgattaaagataattaaaaataataattgaaatttattttaggatttaaaaaaataatttagttatAGACTTTGATTATATagcaatataaattttttagaactttGGAAATGAAATTTCACTTAAAGTAAAATTAACTTAAGAATTATAATGTGCTTATAATTAATGTGGTGATGACTCTTTTGCTAGTTTGGATAAAAAATCTTAagcttgtaaaaaaaaaattgggggggggggggtgattgtcataaagaagaagaaaaaatcgtCATTAGGTGGGTTTATTAGCACACATTGTATCctatatatatttggatttggatttgctagagGAATAATATATGCTATATGAAGCTATAATATATGCATTATGGATAGGTCttgcaaataataatttgaatctGATAATTGAGGCATCATAGATGCCTAATGTATGATGTTTAATTTTGtgtacatatataaaatatatattcttaaagCATATTTATCATTTGGGATACATTAAGGAGGATTGGAATGGCTAATTGGTACTCTATTCATATGAAAGAATGGCTCATAAATTTCTCATTTAGATGgtaccatgtttttttttttttttttttttttttttttttttttttttttttttgttttttgaaaagagTAACTTCATTCATGAATATAAAAGAGCCCAAAAAGGCATTAAAACAGAGGAGACCAGCAAAGACAAAGAAACTAATAGTCTAAGTGGGGTCTGGAAAAAGAATAGAATGTGACAATGGAGGTAAAGTTCCTTTCCAGACTTGAGCAAAACCAGTCGATTTGGCTAATTTGGCGAGCTCGTGTGCTGCTCTGTTGTGATCCCGTTTCAGGTGGTGAAGATGCCAGCTGCAAAAATGGAGTAGAGAGCTGCGGATTCCACTGATGATATGGCCAAGCGGACCTCCAGATTCCATAGTAACCACAGATTGCACCATTGCAAGGGAGTCCGATTCAAAAATTATCCGGGTAATATTCATTTCATGCGCCAAGGTAACACCATTTTCCAAAGCAAGAATTTCGGCAATTTCAGGGGAGTAAGAGGCTGACAGAGGTTTGCTCAAAGCTGCAATGACTTGCCCAGATGAGTCGCGAATGATGACTCCAATACATGAATTTGAGCCATTTGGACAGGTAGCACCATCTACACTTACTTTATGAAAACCCGGTGGAGGAAGAGACCAATGGGAGGCACGGTCACCTTGCTGGTAGTTTTGTGGAGTTAATGCACCCTTAAAATCCTTAGCAAGTCTCAAAGCTGAGTTCCATATCTAACCAGGAGGAGTGGAGAGGGATTCGTGCACAACCTGATTTTGGTTGAACCAAATGTACCAGGCAGTGACGAAAAGGGTCTCTAAATCCTTTTGACTGCCAATTCGAATTACATGGAGAGCCATATCAATAACATCCAAAGCCCCACCATCCAAGACAGCAGGTCTTCCAACCCAAAAATTCCAAACCAGCTTTGAGCTATCACAATTAAAGAGGGCGTGCATAGTATTTTCAGGGCCTTGACCACACAAAGGACAACAACCATCTGTATTGACCCCCCTTACCTTTAGGTTCTGCATTGTAGGAAGGGCGTTCATACAAGCCCGCCAAGCGAAAATTCTAATCTTCTGAGATGCCACACCCTCTTCCATAGTAAAGACCGGGAGTCACCAACTGAAGATTCGCCCTCATTGCATGTCTCATACAGCGAGAGGGCCACATAATAAGCGCTCCTAACCGTGAAAACTCCCCTCATGTTTCCCAACCAAATGATCCGGGAGGGAGTAGCTAAGGGGAATGCTGAGAATGGTGTCCACTTCAAAAGGGAGGAAAATTTTCTTAACAAGATCAGCTTTCCAACGCTTTGTATCCTGATCAATGAGGGCAGATACCATGGGGAAGTCATCAAAGTAGCAAGGTGGGTTGATTGTCTTATAGGTGGTGGGTGTAGGGAGCCATTTGTCCCCTCAAATGTGAATCGTTTTGCCATTTCCAACACGCTACCTTGTGCCCTTCCTAATTACTTCAAGGCTACTATGGATACTACGCCAAGCATAGGAGGGATTGCAGCCCAATTGGGCATTGATTACATCCGAATATGGGAAATATTTTGCCTTGTAAATTCTTGAAATCAAAGAGTCCGGTCTAGTGAAAAGTCTCCACGCTTGCTTAGCTAGCATGGCCAAATTGAAAGCATGAAGATTTCGAAAACCCATATCCCCTTGAGATTTGGATTTGCACATCTTTTTCCAAGCGACCCAAGCTACTTTATTCTCTTGTTTCCGCTAACCCCACCAGAAGTTGCGTTCCATGCTTTCAAGATCATCACATAGGCCCTTTGGAAGAAGAAAACAGCTCATAGTATATGTGGGCACGACTTGAGCGACTGCTTTGATAAGAATCTCTTTTCCTCCCATagataaaattttttccttccaccccgAAAGCTTTCTCCCTACCTTCTCCTCAACATCCGCAAAAACCTCATTTTTGGATTTGCCAATGATGGATGGGAGACCGAGGTACTTGGAATGCCTAGAGTTTTGCATTGGGCCAAGAATGTCAAAAACCACCCCTTTTGTCTCTTGAGATGCATTAAGGCTGACAAACACGGATGATTTATCcgtatttattttttgacccGATGCAGCTTCATACATGGCCAGAATCTCAGTAAGCTTTCGGCTTTCTTGGTTGTGGGCATGGCAAAAGAGCAAACTATCATcagcaaaaaaacaaatggcCCACTTGAGGACATCCTTGGCTGATAGAAATGCCATTTAACTCCCTGTTTTGAGTAGCTCGAGTGGTGAGAGAGGAGAGACCCTTAGCACAGAGAATAAAGAGGTAGGGGGAGAGAGGGTCCCCCTGTCTAAGGCCCTTAGTAGGACTGATACAGCCGGCCGTAAGCCTTGCCATTAATGAGAACCGAGTATGTGACTGTAGTAATACAATGCATGATTAGGCTGATCCACCTCCTATGAAACCCAAGCTTTTCCATTACCGCTTCAATGAACCCTCACTCAACACGGTCAAAAGCTTTGCTCATATCCAACTTTACAGCCATAAAACTCTCCTTCCCCCTACACTTGTTGTTGAGATAGTGCATTATTTCATAAGCCACCAAAATGTTATCAATAATGAGGCGCTCAGAGAGGAAAACACTTTGATTTTCAGAAATAATTTGAGGAAGAATAGCCTTAACCTGTTTGAGAGAACTTTAGCAATGATTTTATAGGCAACATTGCTTAAACTGATCGGTCTAAAATCAGCCATATGAGTTGGAGAATTTTTCTTTGGAATTAGAGCAATATTAGTTTTGTTCAACTCAGCAATAGGCATATTAGAATTAAGCACATTTAGAACCATGTTAGTAACATTGCTGCCTACAATATCCCaatattcaagaaaaaagatTGCAGACATACCATCGGGTCCAGGAGTGTTAGTTGGATGCATTTGCTTTAGTGCAGTGAGAATTTCATCTCTGGAGAACTCTTTAATCAGCTCTCTGTTCATTTCATCAGTAACACGAGTTGGTATTGCTGTTGTAACATCATCAAAGCTAGCTGGCTGGGACGATGTATATAAATTTCTGAAATACTGTACAGCAACATCAGCAATAG
The Quercus lobata isolate SW786 chromosome 10, ValleyOak3.0 Primary Assembly, whole genome shotgun sequence DNA segment above includes these coding regions:
- the LOC115964787 gene encoding uncharacterized protein LOC115964787 produces the protein MEEGVASQKIRIFAWRACMNALPTMQNLKVRGVNTDGCCPLCGQGPENTMHALFNCDSSKLVWNFWVGRPAVLDGGALDVIDMALHIWNSALRLAKDFKGALTPQNYQQGDRASHWSLPPPGFHKVSVDGATCPNGSNSCIGVIIRDSSGQVIAALSKPLSASYSPEIAEILALENGVTLAHEMNITRIIFESDSLAMVQSVVTMESGGPLGHIISGIRSSLLHFCSWHLHHLKRDHNRAAHELAKLAKSTGFAQVWKGTLPPLSHSILFPDPT